In a single window of the Melissococcus plutonius ATCC 35311 genome:
- a CDS encoding type B 50S ribosomal protein L31, translated as MKQNIHPEYHPVVFMDSTTGFKFLSGSTKNSQETVKWEDGKTYPLIRVEVTSDSHPFYTGRQKFTQADGRVDRFNKKYGLKDTNAAE; from the coding sequence ATGAAACAAAATATTCATCCAGAATATCATCCAGTTGTCTTCATGGATTCAACAACTGGGTTTAAATTTTTATCTGGTTCAACAAAAAACTCGCAAGAAACTGTTAAATGGGAAGATGGTAAAACTTACCCATTAATTCGTGTGGAAGTTACTTCTGACTCTCATCCATTTTATACAGGACGTCAAAAATTCACACAAGCAGATGGACGTGTGGATCGTTTCAACAAAAAATATGGACTCAAAGACACAAACGCTGCAGAATAA
- the murC gene encoding UDP-N-acetylmuramate--L-alanine ligase, which produces MNKSQKDQVYHFVGIKGAGMSSLALILHEEGYKVQGSDVEEYFFTQKNLEMANIPILPFNSKNIKKGMIIIAGNAFPDTNEELMQAKKLGNEVIRYHDFIGQFIQSYTSIAVTGAHGKTGTTGLLAHVLSGVKPTSYLIGDGTGHGNPDAEFFAFEACEYQRHFLSYSPDYAIMTNIDFDHPDYYTSIEDVYSAFQSLANQVKKGIFAYGDDKYLRKLNADVPIYYYGVNENDDIQAKNIQRTTKGSSFDVYYEGKFIGHFDLPAYGQHNILNALGVIAAAYFEELDMDEVAIEMKTFKGVKRRFTEKQIGDMIIIDDYAHHPTEISATIDGARQKYPNKEIVAVFQPHTFTRTIALLDEFGKALDLADYVYLCDIFGSARETQGNVKIEDLGNKIKKGGQVIKEEDMSELLDYTDSVIMFMGAGDVQKFEQAYETLLSNTTRSRL; this is translated from the coding sequence ATGAATAAGAGTCAAAAAGACCAAGTTTATCACTTTGTGGGAATTAAAGGAGCTGGTATGAGCTCTTTAGCACTAATTCTTCATGAAGAAGGATATAAAGTACAAGGATCGGATGTTGAAGAATACTTTTTTACACAAAAAAATTTAGAAATGGCAAATATACCGATTTTACCATTTAATTCAAAAAATATTAAAAAAGGCATGATAATTATAGCTGGCAATGCTTTTCCTGATACAAATGAAGAATTAATGCAAGCAAAAAAACTAGGGAATGAAGTCATTCGTTACCATGATTTTATCGGTCAATTTATTCAAAGTTATACTAGCATTGCTGTAACAGGTGCCCATGGAAAGACAGGAACGACTGGATTATTAGCCCATGTGCTTAGTGGTGTCAAACCGACAAGTTATTTGATTGGTGATGGAACTGGACATGGAAATCCTGATGCTGAATTCTTTGCATTTGAAGCTTGTGAATATCAACGTCATTTCTTATCCTATTCACCGGATTATGCCATTATGACAAACATTGATTTTGATCATCCAGATTATTATACTAGCATTGAAGACGTATATTCAGCTTTTCAATCTTTAGCTAATCAGGTAAAAAAAGGGATTTTTGCTTATGGAGATGATAAATACTTACGTAAGTTAAACGCAGATGTGCCGATTTATTATTATGGTGTAAATGAAAATGATGATATTCAAGCAAAAAATATTCAACGAACAACAAAGGGCTCTTCATTTGATGTTTATTATGAAGGAAAATTTATTGGGCATTTTGATTTACCTGCCTATGGTCAACACAATATTTTAAATGCTCTGGGGGTAATTGCAGCTGCCTATTTTGAAGAACTAGACATGGATGAAGTGGCTATAGAGATGAAAACATTTAAAGGCGTAAAACGCCGTTTTACTGAAAAACAGATTGGTGATATGATAATTATCGATGACTATGCACATCATCCGACAGAAATTAGTGCTACTATTGATGGGGCTCGTCAAAAATATCCAAATAAAGAAATTGTTGCTGTTTTTCAACCACATACTTTTACACGGACTATTGCCTTACTTGATGAATTTGGTAAAGCTTTAGATTTAGCTGACTATGTTTACCTTTGTGATATTTTTGGTTCTGCCAGAGAAACACAGGGCAATGTTAAAATTGAAGACTTAGGTAATAAAATAAAAAAAGGTGGTCAGGTTATTAAAGAAGAAGATATGTCTGAACTACTTGACTATACTGATTCTGTTATCATGTTTATGGGTGCTGGTGATGTTCAAAAATTTGAACAAGCTTATGAAACCTTATTAAGCAATACAACTCGTAGTAGATTATAA
- a CDS encoding helicase C-terminal domain-containing protein — MAKGPIYAVVDLETTGVDPTVDRIIQFGCVLIENGEIVSHIGTDVNPNRIIPKQIQHLTGISNARVQKAPYFEDIAIMIFNLLTDTIFVAHNVHFDYRFLSHELVRCGLPPLTIDAIDTVELAQIFLPTERSFRLSDLSSSLGLLHNHPHQADSDAQVTAELLLIIEQKMYTLPLITMEKISQLGEQLVRQTGEYIQAIYKKMKEHPVALDETIHIVGGLALRKKEIPTYEYDLYKKQSYPKTKRGKEKLFADLSFTYRTEQAQMMNLVYRHFTEQETSKNLFIEAPTGIGKTFGYLFPLSYLVTNERPLVISTASILLQNQLLQKNIKISNQISPYCLQATIIKSHRHYLDLQSFKETLAHPIKQKQYGLYQMKLLVWLLQTETGDLDELQLTNFNYIFWQEVQHRGIQFLIQKHPLYDEDFVRYLYKKMVQSNVLIVNHAFLIQESMREEPLLPRSPYLIIDEAQHLPEINEFVASYRLNSLSFKKQWLHFRDKEQLFKKLQTILTAHISIKHYLKIYQTALVDLSEEISDFFSELADLTKTKNEKQQEQLISQSLLAHLSIEGEKALQTVQIILKEMLELQTKIQTIIYKHIEEFKRSDRLYFVRLFLLFDQVVLINQCFDLFINHWQARWIKTYTAINDRQGILSVKDLEADHLPATSWYERYERIVYTGGTIMFDKNKNYLSSQLGLPITSTSVKRLPDPYDYEENVRLYIPQEALQIKEQSTNEFAKYIASIINALLNKEDRSILVLFTSLELLTIVYQLLQPIFIEQGNEILAQGISGNREKILRRFMQSKKCVLLGADSFWEGIDLPGDTLQLLIVTRLPFENPNRPSIKAKYTYLEAKGLQPFNEVSLPKAALKLRQALGRLIRSKEDRGALLVLDRRLIAANYSNKILKVFPKKLPIKELPFEDILQDLKEFLG, encoded by the coding sequence ATGGCAAAAGGCCCTATCTATGCTGTTGTCGATCTAGAAACAACAGGAGTAGATCCAACAGTTGATCGTATTATTCAATTTGGCTGTGTATTGATTGAAAACGGTGAGATCGTTTCACACATTGGTACAGATGTTAATCCAAATCGTATCATTCCTAAACAGATTCAACATTTAACTGGTATTAGTAATGCAAGAGTACAAAAGGCACCTTATTTTGAAGATATTGCTATAATGATTTTTAATTTATTAACAGATACTATTTTTGTTGCACATAATGTTCATTTTGATTATCGGTTTTTATCTCATGAATTGGTTAGATGTGGACTACCTCCATTAACTATTGATGCTATTGATACAGTAGAGCTGGCACAGATTTTTTTGCCAACTGAAAGGAGTTTTCGCCTGAGTGATCTTTCAAGTAGTTTAGGCCTTTTACATAATCATCCACATCAAGCAGATAGTGATGCCCAGGTAACAGCAGAATTGCTGTTGATAATTGAACAAAAAATGTATACTTTACCATTAATAACTATGGAAAAGATAAGTCAATTAGGTGAACAATTGGTTAGACAAACTGGAGAGTATATTCAAGCAATCTATAAAAAAATGAAGGAACACCCAGTCGCATTAGATGAAACGATTCATATCGTTGGAGGATTGGCGTTACGTAAAAAGGAGATCCCCACCTATGAATATGATCTGTATAAAAAGCAATCTTATCCAAAAACAAAAAGGGGAAAAGAAAAACTATTTGCTGATTTATCATTTACTTATCGAACTGAGCAAGCACAAATGATGAATTTAGTTTATAGACACTTTACTGAACAAGAAACTTCTAAAAATTTATTTATTGAAGCACCCACAGGGATTGGAAAAACATTTGGTTATTTATTTCCACTTAGTTATCTTGTCACAAATGAAAGACCATTGGTAATTAGTACGGCTTCCATCTTATTACAAAATCAGCTATTACAGAAAAATATTAAAATATCTAACCAAATTTCTCCTTACTGCTTACAAGCAACAATAATTAAAAGTCATCGTCATTATTTAGATTTACAAAGTTTCAAAGAAACGCTAGCACATCCAATAAAACAAAAGCAATATGGGCTGTATCAAATGAAGTTATTGGTTTGGCTACTTCAAACTGAAACTGGTGATTTAGATGAGCTACAGCTGACAAACTTCAACTATATATTTTGGCAAGAAGTTCAGCACCGTGGCATCCAGTTTTTAATCCAAAAACATCCACTTTATGATGAAGATTTTGTACGTTATCTGTATAAAAAAATGGTGCAAAGTAATGTGTTGATTGTTAATCACGCATTTTTGATTCAGGAATCTATGCGAGAAGAACCTCTTCTTCCTAGGAGTCCCTATTTAATTATTGATGAAGCTCAACATTTGCCAGAAATTAATGAATTTGTTGCGAGTTATCGATTGAACAGTTTGTCTTTTAAAAAACAATGGCTGCATTTTCGAGATAAAGAACAACTTTTTAAAAAATTACAAACGATATTGACAGCACATATCTCGATTAAACATTATTTAAAGATTTATCAAACTGCACTTGTTGATTTATCTGAAGAGATTTCTGATTTTTTTAGTGAATTAGCAGATTTAACAAAGACAAAAAATGAAAAACAACAGGAACAATTAATTTCACAAAGTTTACTTGCTCATCTTTCTATTGAAGGAGAAAAGGCTCTTCAAACTGTTCAAATTATCTTGAAAGAAATGCTTGAGTTACAAACAAAAATACAGACAATTATTTATAAACATATTGAAGAATTTAAGCGATCTGACCGTCTTTATTTTGTTCGTTTATTTTTACTATTTGATCAAGTAGTTTTGATAAATCAATGCTTCGATCTATTTATAAATCATTGGCAAGCGCGTTGGATTAAAACCTATACTGCGATTAATGATAGACAAGGAATCTTAAGTGTCAAAGACTTAGAGGCGGATCATTTACCGGCCACATCTTGGTATGAGCGTTATGAGCGAATCGTTTATACTGGTGGAACAATTATGTTTGACAAAAATAAAAATTATTTATCTTCACAATTAGGGTTACCAATTACTTCAACTTCTGTTAAGCGTTTACCGGATCCCTATGATTATGAAGAAAATGTACGCCTTTATATTCCTCAAGAGGCCTTGCAAATTAAAGAACAAAGCACCAATGAATTTGCCAAGTATATCGCTTCAATTATTAATGCATTATTGAATAAAGAAGATCGATCAATCCTAGTTTTATTTACTTCACTTGAATTGCTGACAATCGTTTATCAATTGTTACAACCGATTTTTATAGAACAAGGAAATGAAATACTTGCACAGGGAATTAGTGGAAATCGGGAAAAAATTTTAAGACGTTTCATGCAATCTAAGAAATGTGTTCTACTGGGTGCAGATAGCTTTTGGGAAGGGATAGACCTACCAGGAGATACATTACAATTATTAATTGTAACTAGATTGCCCTTTGAGAATCCGAATAGACCTTCTATCAAGGCAAAATATACTTACTTGGAAGCCAAGGGACTTCAGCCATTTAATGAAGTATCCTTGCCTAAAGCTGCTTTAAAACTTAGGCAAGCGTTGGGTAGATTAATTCGCTCTAAGGAGGATCGAGGTGCGCTATTGGTATTAGATCGTCGATTGATTGCTGCAAACTATAGTAATAAAATTTTAAAAGTATTCCCTAAAAAATTACCAATAAAAGAATTACCCTTTGAGGATATTTTACAAGATTTAAAAGAATTTTTAGGATAA
- a CDS encoding Bax inhibitor-1 family protein, protein MNNQVIESKEGLNKFYGKIYGLLGIGISISALVAYLVMNVFRVQVLFFFYTKPMAFTVIWLAEIALVLLLSFKAAKQPTLAMSGFIAYSFLNGLTLAVTLQLYTQATIFGAFISTAATFFAMSLIGVFTKRDLSALGHAAYSALLGVFIALLLNAFLLHSEPVDYAISILMVLIFSGLTAYDNQKIRSVYYNSMVPSSTGVAVFLALQLYLDFINLFLSFVSILGGKNN, encoded by the coding sequence TTGAATAATCAAGTAATAGAGTCTAAAGAAGGATTGAATAAATTTTATGGAAAGATTTATGGTTTATTAGGAATTGGAATTAGTATTAGTGCGCTTGTTGCCTACCTTGTGATGAATGTTTTTAGAGTTCAGGTTTTATTCTTTTTCTACACTAAACCAATGGCATTTACTGTTATCTGGCTTGCGGAAATAGCGCTAGTCTTGCTGCTGAGTTTTAAAGCTGCCAAACAGCCGACATTAGCTATGAGTGGGTTTATCGCTTATTCATTCTTAAATGGATTAACCTTGGCAGTCACTTTACAATTATATACACAAGCTACTATTTTTGGTGCATTCATTAGTACAGCCGCTACTTTTTTTGCTATGTCCTTGATTGGCGTATTTACTAAACGTGACTTATCTGCACTAGGACATGCGGCTTATAGTGCTTTACTTGGCGTTTTCATCGCTTTGTTGTTGAATGCTTTTCTGTTACATAGTGAGCCAGTTGATTATGCTATTTCAATTTTAATGGTTTTAATTTTCTCTGGTTTAACAGCCTATGACAATCAAAAAATTCGCTCTGTATATTATAATTCAATGGTCCCATCAAGTACAGGCGTTGCTGTTTTTCTAGCATTGCAATTGTATCTTGATTTTATCAATTTATTTCTTTCATTTGTAAGTATTTTAGGTGGTAAAAATAATTAA
- a CDS encoding class II fructose-bisphosphate aldolase — protein MPLVSGTKFLNAAHKGKYAVGGFNTNDLEWTKAILEAAEEKQAPVLIQTSMGAAKYMGGYQVCYDLVNDLVESMGITVPVAIHLDHGDYEAALKCIEIGYTSVMFDGSHLPFAENIEKAKDVVAKAHAKGISVECEVGSIGGEEDGIIGTGELADIEECKQMVATGIDFLACGIGNVHGAYPDNWNGLAFDHLKAIADAVGDIPLVLHGGSGIPMDQIQKSISMGISKVNVNTECQQAFAAATREYIEEGKDLQGKGFDPRKLLAPGTKAITELVKQRIDWFGSEGKA, from the coding sequence ATGCCATTAGTATCAGGAACAAAATTTCTTAACGCTGCACATAAAGGAAAATATGCAGTTGGGGGATTTAATACAAATGATTTAGAATGGACAAAAGCAATTCTTGAAGCTGCTGAAGAAAAACAAGCACCTGTACTAATTCAAACTTCTATGGGCGCTGCAAAATATATGGGTGGTTATCAAGTATGCTATGATTTAGTAAATGACCTAGTTGAATCAATGGGTATTACCGTACCAGTTGCTATCCATTTAGACCATGGTGATTATGAAGCAGCTTTAAAATGTATCGAAATTGGCTATACTTCTGTTATGTTCGATGGTTCACATCTTCCATTTGCTGAAAACATTGAAAAAGCAAAAGATGTTGTAGCAAAAGCTCATGCCAAAGGTATTTCTGTTGAATGTGAAGTAGGTTCAATTGGTGGAGAAGAAGATGGCATTATTGGTACAGGAGAATTAGCTGATATTGAAGAATGCAAACAAATGGTTGCAACTGGAATTGATTTCTTAGCTTGTGGTATTGGAAATGTTCATGGTGCATATCCAGACAATTGGAATGGCCTAGCTTTTGATCATTTAAAAGCTATTGCAGATGCTGTTGGTGATATTCCATTAGTATTACATGGTGGTTCAGGTATTCCAATGGATCAAATCCAAAAATCTATCTCAATGGGAATTTCAAAAGTTAATGTAAATACAGAATGTCAACAAGCATTTGCTGCAGCAACACGTGAATATATTGAAGAAGGAAAAGATTTGCAAGGAAAAGGATTTGATCCTCGTAAATTATTAGCTCCAGGTACAAAAGCTATCACTGAATTAGTAAAACAACGGATTGATTGGTTTGGTTCTGAAGGTAAAGCGTAA
- the rho gene encoding transcription termination factor Rho, which yields MSDYLTMAELENSTLKDIYAYAKDFKIPYYSQMNKKELSLAVIRAQAEKQGFFFMEGILDIVSQDGYGFLRPINYGPSAEDIYISSSQIRRFGLRNGDKVAGKARPPKESERYYGLMHVESVNGKDPEEAKERPHFPALTPLYPNRQLCLETTAGRLSTRMIDIFAPVGFGQRGLIVAPPKAGKTTILKEIANGITKNHPEVELILLLIDERPEEVTDLERSVNGDVISSTFDQLPKNHTRISELVLERAMRLVEDKRDVIILMDSITRLARAYNLIVPPSGRTLSGGIDPAALYKPKKFFGAARNIEEGGSLTILATALVDTGSRMDDVIYEEFKGTGNMELQLSRELAERRLFPAIDIKKSGTRKEELLVNAESLEEVWKLRNHMIGDSLDYTEQFIQCLKKTKNNKDIFENFQDVSFGKQIKRNYKR from the coding sequence GTGAGTGATTATCTAACAATGGCAGAATTAGAAAATAGCACGTTAAAAGACATTTATGCTTATGCCAAAGATTTTAAAATTCCTTATTATAGCCAAATGAACAAAAAAGAGCTATCTTTAGCAGTTATACGAGCACAAGCAGAAAAACAAGGCTTCTTTTTTATGGAAGGAATTTTAGATATTGTCTCTCAAGATGGTTATGGATTTTTACGTCCAATTAATTATGGACCAAGCGCTGAAGACATTTATATTTCTTCCTCTCAAATTCGACGTTTTGGGTTACGAAATGGTGATAAGGTAGCTGGCAAAGCCAGACCGCCTAAAGAATCTGAACGTTATTATGGCTTGATGCATGTAGAAAGTGTAAATGGAAAAGACCCTGAGGAAGCAAAGGAACGTCCACATTTTCCAGCTTTAACGCCTCTTTATCCCAATCGACAACTTTGTTTGGAAACTACAGCTGGACGTCTATCCACACGTATGATTGATATTTTTGCACCTGTTGGATTTGGCCAAAGAGGACTAATTGTTGCTCCACCAAAAGCAGGAAAAACAACTATTTTAAAAGAAATTGCAAATGGCATTACTAAGAATCATCCCGAAGTTGAATTAATCTTATTATTAATTGATGAACGTCCAGAAGAGGTGACAGACCTTGAACGCAGTGTTAATGGTGATGTTATTTCTTCAACTTTTGATCAATTACCAAAAAATCATACACGAATTTCTGAATTGGTATTAGAGCGTGCTATGCGACTTGTTGAAGATAAGCGAGATGTTATTATTTTAATGGATAGCATTACACGATTAGCACGTGCCTATAATTTAATAGTACCACCAAGCGGACGTACTCTTAGTGGTGGAATTGATCCTGCAGCACTTTACAAACCTAAGAAATTTTTTGGTGCAGCACGCAATATTGAAGAAGGTGGTAGCTTGACAATCTTAGCTACTGCATTGGTTGATACTGGTAGTCGTATGGATGATGTTATTTATGAAGAATTCAAAGGAACTGGAAACATGGAATTACAATTATCAAGAGAACTAGCAGAACGACGACTATTTCCAGCAATTGATATTAAAAAATCAGGAACCAGAAAAGAAGAATTGTTGGTTAATGCTGAATCTTTGGAAGAAGTTTGGAAATTAAGAAATCACATGATTGGAGACTCTTTAGATTATACAGAACAATTTATTCAATGTTTAAAGAAAACAAAAAATAATAAAGATATTTTTGAAAATTTTCAAGATGTTTCATTTGGCAAGCAAATTAAAAGAAATTATAAAAGATAA
- a CDS encoding DUF5590 domain-containing protein: MMEILEELEEKKEKKRVTFLLGLIVILLAIIVISIILLTRSNQPIEQAKKEAIAIARQHTNLSEVDHFYQFSRKKVYFSLTGKEKDGKEIAVIIPKKSGKITVLNQKDGLTEEAVRQLVQQQSPEESIKKASLGIYKGKPAWEVVTTSKNKTENYYVVSFKEGKYLSTIHNI, encoded by the coding sequence ATGATGGAGATATTGGAAGAACTAGAAGAAAAAAAAGAGAAGAAAAGGGTTACCTTTCTTTTAGGTCTAATTGTCATTCTTCTAGCTATAATTGTTATTAGTATCATTTTACTTACCCGCTCAAACCAACCAATTGAGCAAGCGAAAAAAGAAGCAATAGCAATTGCTAGACAGCATACAAATTTAAGTGAAGTCGATCATTTTTATCAATTTTCTCGTAAGAAAGTCTATTTCAGCTTAACTGGAAAAGAAAAAGATGGAAAAGAGATTGCTGTTATTATTCCTAAGAAAAGTGGAAAAATAACTGTTTTAAATCAAAAAGATGGACTAACAGAAGAGGCAGTAAGACAACTTGTTCAACAGCAATCACCTGAGGAATCCATAAAGAAAGCCTCACTAGGTATTTACAAAGGAAAACCTGCCTGGGAAGTTGTGACAACAAGTAAAAATAAGACAGAAAACTATTATGTTGTTTCTTTTAAAGAGGGCAAATATCTTAGTACAATTCATAATATATGA
- a CDS encoding UDP-N-acetylglucosamine 1-carboxyvinyltransferase — MKKIIINGSHSLSGEVTIGGAKNSAVALIPAAILADSPVTLEGVPDIQDIYSLIDILEYMDVKTIFKSNTLTIDPTEIIPISLPTDRINSLRASYYFMGALLGKFGEGTVGMPGGCHLGPRPINLHLKGLEALGATITNEQGMMHLKTAQTGLTGSRIFMDVTSIGATINVMLAATKAKGKTIIENAAREPDVIDVATLLNNMGANIRGAGTDIIRIEGVKKLHGCHHCIIPDRIEAGTYLTIAAAVGNGVTVHNIISEHLESFLAKLQEMGVQMTIKEDSIFVHPSARLKMTTIRTFPYPGFATDLQQPITPLMLKAVGSGEIKDTIYSKRIKHIPELRRMGANISVQGDKICIEGPNKLYGTEVTASDLRAGACLVIAGLMAEGKTTICDIEHILRGYDHIVEKLTALGADIQMIESKEIQEVKEPEVAR, encoded by the coding sequence ATGAAAAAAATAATTATTAATGGGTCCCATTCATTATCAGGAGAAGTTACAATCGGTGGTGCTAAAAATAGTGCAGTAGCATTAATCCCAGCTGCAATTTTGGCCGATTCACCAGTTACTTTAGAAGGTGTCCCAGATATTCAAGATATCTATTCACTAATTGATATTTTGGAATATATGGATGTTAAAACAATTTTTAAAAGCAATACATTGACGATTGATCCAACAGAAATAATTCCAATTTCCTTGCCAACGGACAGAATAAATAGTCTAAGAGCTTCCTATTATTTTATGGGTGCATTGTTAGGCAAATTCGGTGAAGGTACAGTTGGCATGCCTGGTGGTTGTCATTTGGGACCGCGCCCAATTAATTTACATCTAAAAGGGTTAGAAGCATTGGGGGCAACCATCACTAACGAACAAGGAATGATGCATTTAAAGACTGCACAAACAGGTTTAACGGGTAGTCGCATTTTCATGGATGTTACTTCAATTGGTGCAACAATTAATGTGATGCTAGCTGCAACAAAAGCAAAAGGAAAAACCATAATTGAAAATGCTGCACGTGAACCTGATGTTATTGATGTAGCTACTTTATTAAATAATATGGGGGCAAATATCCGGGGAGCTGGAACAGATATAATACGTATCGAGGGTGTTAAAAAGTTACATGGCTGTCATCATTGTATTATTCCAGACCGAATTGAAGCAGGTACCTACTTAACAATTGCTGCTGCTGTAGGTAATGGTGTAACAGTACACAATATAATTTCCGAACATTTAGAAAGCTTTCTTGCAAAACTACAAGAGATGGGTGTTCAGATGACGATTAAGGAAGATAGTATTTTTGTTCACCCGTCAGCTAGGTTAAAAATGACGACTATTCGAACGTTCCCTTATCCAGGTTTTGCAACAGATTTACAACAACCTATTACACCATTGATGTTAAAAGCTGTTGGAAGTGGTGAAATTAAAGATACGATTTATTCAAAACGAATCAAACATATTCCTGAATTAAGACGGATGGGTGCCAATATTTCTGTTCAGGGAGATAAAATTTGTATAGAAGGTCCAAATAAACTATATGGTACTGAAGTGACAGCTTCTGATCTTAGAGCGGGTGCGTGTTTAGTTATTGCTGGCTTGATGGCTGAAGGAAAAACGACTATTTGCGATATCGAACATATTCTACGAGGTTATGATCATATTGTTGAAAAATTAACAGCTTTGGGTGCCGATATACAAATGATAGAAAGTAAAGAAATACAAGAGGTAAAAGAGCCGGAGGTGGCTAGGTGA
- a CDS encoding APC family permease → MKESQLRWFTVELIAFNMIWSIGNVVNNYAQQGLSVVTSWFIVLIIFFIPYVLIVGQLGSTFKNSNGGVSSWVQQTSTKRLAYYAAWTYWVVHIPYLAQKTQLILIAFGWVIKGNGEIINNFSMVKLSILSLIIFLTFLLLATRGFATLKIIGGLAGTATLIMSLLFILFAIGAPMINQSVTFATPHMNQIKTYIPTFNLSYFTTISMLVFAVGGSEKISPYVNKMKNPAKEFPKGMIFLAIMVGGSAILGSLAMGMLFASNNIPKDLMANGAYSAFQLLGHYYGIGNLLMIIYAITNGMGQIAALAFSIDAPLKILLADADPEFIPAWLRKKSKKGTLVNGYLLTGTLVSIIIILPLFGIKNINELVKWLTNLNSIVMPMRYLWVFLAYMLLNKAYKKFNSEYKFVKNPILGFIFGLWCFSFTVVACFLGMIPKIDFHSDPQAWLFQLISNILTPIVLILLGMILPAIARRNNKEKNKKNVSVEEDSSLSE, encoded by the coding sequence ATGAAAGAAAGTCAGCTACGTTGGTTTACGGTTGAACTGATTGCTTTTAATATGATCTGGTCAATAGGAAATGTTGTAAATAATTATGCACAACAAGGCCTCTCTGTTGTTACCTCTTGGTTTATCGTATTGATTATTTTCTTTATTCCTTATGTACTCATTGTAGGTCAATTAGGTTCTACTTTTAAAAATAGCAATGGAGGTGTAAGTTCATGGGTACAGCAGACAAGTACAAAACGTTTAGCTTATTATGCTGCCTGGACTTATTGGGTCGTTCATATTCCTTATTTAGCACAAAAAACACAATTAATTTTAATTGCATTTGGTTGGGTCATCAAGGGAAATGGTGAGATTATTAATAACTTTTCTATGGTAAAACTTTCTATTCTTTCGTTAATTATTTTCTTAACTTTTTTATTATTGGCAACAAGAGGGTTTGCGACATTAAAAATTATTGGTGGGTTGGCTGGAACGGCTACCTTAATTATGTCACTATTATTCATCTTATTTGCCATTGGTGCACCTATGATCAACCAATCTGTAACCTTTGCTACACCTCATATGAATCAGATAAAAACATATATTCCCACGTTTAATTTAAGTTATTTTACCACGATTTCTATGTTGGTCTTTGCAGTGGGAGGATCAGAGAAGATTTCTCCATATGTTAATAAAATGAAAAATCCAGCAAAAGAATTTCCAAAAGGCATGATCTTCTTGGCAATTATGGTTGGTGGTTCAGCAATTCTAGGTTCTTTGGCTATGGGGATGCTATTTGCAAGTAACAATATTCCAAAAGATTTAATGGCTAATGGTGCCTATAGTGCTTTTCAATTGTTAGGGCATTATTATGGCATAGGTAATTTATTAATGATTATTTATGCGATAACAAATGGTATGGGCCAAATTGCTGCATTAGCTTTTTCTATTGATGCTCCACTAAAAATTTTACTAGCAGATGCTGACCCTGAATTTATTCCTGCATGGCTGCGTAAAAAAAGTAAAAAAGGAACATTGGTTAATGGGTATTTATTAACAGGAACACTAGTGAGTATTATTATTATCTTGCCTTTGTTCGGTATAAAGAATATTAATGAATTGGTTAAATGGTTGACTAACTTAAATTCAATCGTTATGCCAATGCGTTATTTATGGGTATTTTTAGCTTATATGCTACTTAATAAAGCTTACAAAAAATTTAATTCAGAGTATAAGTTTGTTAAAAATCCTATACTTGGATTTATTTTTGGCTTATGGTGTTTCTCATTTACAGTTGTTGCTTGTTTTTTAGGAATGATACCAAAAATTGATTTTCATTCGGATCCACAAGCTTGGCTATTTCAGCTAATCTCTAATATTCTTACGCCAATTGTATTAATTTTATTAGGTATGATTTTGCCGGCCATTGCTCGTAGAAATAATAAAGAAAAAAATAAAAAAAATGTGTCTGTTGAGGAAGATTCCTCTCTTAGTGAATAA